A genomic segment from Antedon mediterranea chromosome 6, ecAntMedi1.1, whole genome shotgun sequence encodes:
- the LOC140052028 gene encoding uncharacterized protein — MNSQPTVCVAQPYYGHQNLRKCCPLQCSKKAQWVFGILMILTAVTSVAFGIASIVMPTFIYGFFGSGLWGGAIVFTAGILCLCSSKTDNKCVAVSALVMNIISILVAIDQMTLMSIAAGSEYDYEDEDRCHWNYFSHFQYEDCAAEVAIDGVLIAIGAVELGLAITCVCLLSVSVCCSGTRQTIGMIQQPLLLHHGGSSAAATPVFPPQTHFVTPSGQMYVHQPPRMQQYAASQSQQLPTGNQQQYPEASNPQGKPFDQQSGQPTGAAPPPQQYQADHLLQQNPAGGEARHEGINPHFLPPYSENN; from the exons ATGAATTCTCAACCAACCGTTTGTGTCGCCCAACCTTATTATGGCCATCAAAACCTGCGCAAATGTTGTCCACTTCAGTGCTCCAAAAAAGCACAGTGGGTTTTTGGAATTCTCATGATATTGACAGCAGTTACTTCTGTTGCATTTGGCATTGCTTCTATTGTTATGCCAACATTCATTTATGGATTCTTTGGTAGTGGACTGTGGGGTGGGGCA ATTGTCTTCACAGCTGGAATATTGTGTCTGTGTTCTAGTAAAACCGACAACAAATGTGTT GCTGTCAGTGCTCTTGTGATGAACATTATCTCAATCTTGGTGGCTATTGATCAGATGACATTGATGAGTATAGCTGCTGGAAGTGAGTACGATTATGAAGATGAAGATCGTTGTCATTGGAATTATTTTTCACACTTTCAGTATGAAGACTGT gCGGCAGAAGTAGCTATAGATGGAGTGCTAATTGCTATTGGTGCTGTTGAACTTGGACTTGCAATCACTTGTGTCTGTCTGTTGTCTGTATCTGTTTGCTGTTCAGGCACCAGGCAAACAATTGGG atgatCCAGCAGCCTTTGTTACTGCACCATGGAGGTTCCAGTGCTGCAGCAACCCCAG TTTTCCCACCACAAACTCACTTTGTTACACCATCTGGTCAAATGTATGTTCACCAGCCACCGCGAATGCAACAATATGCTGCTTCTCAATCACAGCAGCTACCAACTGGTAATCAGCAACAGTATCCAGAAGCCAGCAATCCTCAGGGAAAACCCTTTGATCAGCAGTCTGGTCAGCCTACCGGTGCTGCTCCACCTCCTCAACAGTACCAAGCAGATCATCTACTTCAACAGAACCCTGCTGGTGGGGAAGCCAGACATGAGGGAATTAACCCTCACTTTCTGCCACCTTACAGTGAAAATAACTAA